The following is a genomic window from Geoalkalibacter halelectricus.
CGCGCTTTATCGAGGCCGGGCGCAGCGATTACGACAAGGGCGAGCGTTACCTCGCCTGGGTGCGCAGGCAATGGGAGCTTGAGGATAAGGCGACGCAATTGCGGCGCGATTTGCAGCGCCTCGATCAGCAGGGCGATAAAGTCTCCGTTTTGCAACAGCGCCGCGCGGATATCGAACGGGAGCTGCAGGCGGCGGGCTTGCCACGCAAGCTGCCTGAAAAGCTGCCAGGATTGCTGGCCGAGAGCGAGGCGGTTCGCCAGGATCTGGTGGCGGTGCAAACCGAGGCGGCCGCCTTGCGCGAGCAGCTTCTGGAACTGCCCAAGCCGTCCTGGACGTGGCGGCTGGGGGCCAGTCTGGCGGGCCTGGGCGCCGCCGGGGGGATGCTGGCCTGGCAGGGTGAGTGGTTGATCTGGAGTGCCGGTTCGCTGGTGGCGTTGTTGGCCGGGGTGTGGGCGCCCTATGCGTTGCAGCAGTTTCGCTTCAATGGCGATATGGGCGAGTTGCAGGAGCAGGGGCGACAACTCGAAGAACGCCGCCTGGAGGTGCAGACGCGGCTTTCTCACCTGGACGAGCAGTTTGAGGCGCTGGGCCTGCGCATCTCCTCCGTCGAGCGGGTCAAGATGCTGCGCAACCTCGACAAGCACCGGGAATTGGCGAACCAGTTGCGCGAGGTGGAAAGTGCCCTGGGAGTGCTTGAAGCCGAGGGCCTGATCAGCGCGGAAAAAGAGACCCTGCTGGAGGAGCTGGCGCAGATCGAGGAGCGGCTGGAAAATGAGCGCCCCAAGCAGCGCGAGGCCCTGCTGGGCCGCGAGGATCTGCCCGAAGCCGAGGAAAAGTTGCGCACTCTGGGGGAAGAGCTGCGGGAAAAAGAAAACCGTCTACTTGAGCTCACCCGCCGCGAGGCGGCCCTGCAGGGCGAGCTTGCCGACCTGGAACGCATCGAGGAAGAGGGCGCGCGTCTGCGTGAGGCCGAAGCTCAACTGGCGCGGCGCGCTCAATCCCTGCGCACGGCTTTCGATCTGCTCAATGAGTCCGTGGAAGAATTTCGCCAAACCTATTTAGAGCGTTTTTCCGCCGACATCGGTCAGGCGCTGGCCCTGGTGACCAGCGGGCGCTATGCCGAGGTGCGTCTGGAGGATGATTTTCGCCTGCTGCTGCGCATTCGCGGCAATCAGTGGCAGCCGGTGGAACATTTCAGTCGCGGCACCGTGGATGCGGTCTATTTCGCCGTGCGCCTGGCCTTGACCCGGCACCTGGCGCGCGGCCGCCATCTGCCCCTGCTGCTCGATGATCCCCTGGTCAATCTCGACGCGACGCGCCTGGCCGACACGTTGCAAATTCTCGAGCAAATCAGCGCCGAGCATCAGGTGGTGCTGCTGGCCCACGATGAGCGCCTGCTGCGCCAGGCTGCTCGCGGGCGCTGGAATGTGATACCCTTGGAACAAGTCAAGACGCCTTCTCCCCAAGAACTTCAAGAAAGGAATGAAGATGTCCGACAACTGTATCTTTTGTAAGATCGCGGCGGGCGAGATTCCCTCGCGCATGGTATATCAGGACGATCAGGTGGTGGCCTTCGAGGATCTCAATCCGCAGGCGCCGCATCACATTCTGCTGGTGCCGCGCAAGCACATCCGCACCACCCTCGATTTGACCACCGCCGACAATGAGTTGATCGGCCATATCCACCAGGTGGCGGGTCGGATCGCCCATGACCTCGAATTCGCCGAGGACGGCTTTCGCCTGGTCAACAACTGCAACGAAGGGGCCGGCCAGTCGGTGTGGCACATCCATTTTCATCTGTTGGGCGGTCGGGATCTGACCTGGCCTCCGGGCTAGCCATACCCCGAAACCAAGGATTGCCCACTTTGCCCGCGCCCGAAACCAGGAAGCCGATGAACGAAGCCGACGAACGCACGCAGAAACGCCTGATCTCCGAAATCATGGAATTGCTCGTCACCCACTACGGTGGCGCCATGAGCGAGGAGGAACTCGACGACGCCATCGATGCCCTGCAGCGCGCCTTCGAGATGGCGCGCGCCTCCCACGAGGGGCAGTTGCGCAAATCTGGAGAACCCTATTTCTTTCATCCCCTGCGGGTTGCCCATCTGGCGGCCCGGCATTGGATGGATTTCAGTTCCATCATCGCCTCGCTGATGCACGATGTCGTCGAGGACACCCCCGTGACCCTCGCCGAGGTGGAGAAGGCTTTCGGCGGCGAGGTGGCGCTGTTGGTCAACGGCCTCACCAAGGCGTCGGATGAAAGCCTCAGCCGCGAGGCGCTCAAGGCCACAACCTATCGCAAGACCGTGCTGCTGGCCATTGAGGATGTGCGCGTCCTGTGCCTCAAATTCTGGGACCGACTGGACAACCTTCAGACCATCGGGGCCCTGCATCCCGACAAGCAGAGCCTGATTGCCGAGGAAACCCGCGCGATCTACGTTCCCCTTGCCCAGCACCTGGGCATGGGCCGGGTTGCTTCCGAGCTTGAGGCCCTGGCCCTGCGTATCCTCTACCCGCGCCGCTATCAGCGCTACCAAGGCGTGCTGGAGGGGTTGCGCGAGCAGATGGAGCCTTTTCTGCGCCAGATGCGCTCGCAGTTGCACAATGCCTGCGAACACCAGAAACTCGCTGTTTTGCTGCGCGATCGCTGGCGCCCCTTCTCCATTGCGGCCGCCAAGGTTCAGCACCGCGGGCTCGCCACCCTCTACACCCTTGAGATTCAAGTCGACCGCACCATGGATGCCTATCTGGCCCTGGGGCAGTTGCACAGCCTGTTTCACCCCATCCCGGGCAAGCTGCGCGATCATTTGCATATCGTTTCGCAGTTCGGCTATCAGGCGATCAAGACCACGATACAGGCCGGTGAGCATCGCCTGCGCGTCGAGATCACCACGCGTAAACTGGCGCGTTTCAACGAGGCCGGCGTTCTGGCGCCCGGCTTCGAGTTCAGCGTGAGCAATTTCAAGGGGTTGATGCAGTCGCTGACCGAAGGCGAATCGGTTTTCGATACCGAGAGCCTGCGTCTGGCCTCGGCATCCATCCAGGTCTATACCCCGGCCGGCGACACCCGTACCTTGCCGGAAGGCAGCAGCGCCCTGGATTTTGCCTTCGATATCCATGAGGACCTCGGACTGCATGCGCGTCGGGCGCGGGTCAACGGCCAGACGCGTCTGTTGCGTTATCGATTGATGGACGGTGACCAGGTGGAGATCGAACAAAGCCCCACGCCCCAGGTTCTGCCCAAATGGCTGGAGTGGGCGGTGACGCCGCGGGCGCGCAATGCCGTGCGCCGCTATTTGCGCAGCCGGGTTAAAGGAGAGGAAAAAAATGAGGCAGTGGTTTCCTAAGCGGCCGGTGGCCGCTTTTTTCTTGGTGGCGATGTTGGTTGCGGTCGGCGCGGAGGTGGTCCGCGCCGCCGAGGCCAACGTGTTTGTCTATCACCGTTTCGGCGATGAGCGCCATCCCTCGACCAATGTGTCCCTGGAGGTTTTTCGCGCCCAGCTGGAGATGCTGCGCGAAGGGGATTACCGTGTTTTGCCCCTGGGCGAGGTGGTCGAGCATCTGCGTGCCGGGCGCGATCTGCCGCCGCGCACCCTGGTATTGACCATTGACGATGCTTATGAGAGTTTCGCCACCGGCGGTTTTCCGCTGTTGCGCGAATTCGGTTATCCCGCCACCTTGTTCGTCGCCACCGATTCCGTCGGTCGTCCCGGCTATCTGGATTGGGACCAATTGCGCCAGATGCACGAACAGGGGATAGAAATCGGCAACCACTCCGCCGCTCACCTGCATATGGCCGCCCCCGCGGTCGATGAGGAGCCCAGTGCCTGGCGCGAACGCATGCGCGAGGATCTGGAGCGCTCCCAGCAAGCCTTCCAGAGGCATCTTGGCTTTGCGCCCAAACTCTTTGCCTACCCCTACGGCGAATACAGCCGCGCTCTGGTCGAATTGGTGCGCGAACTCGGGTTTGAGGCCGCCGCCGCCCAGCACTCAGGAGTGGTGAGTTCTCACAGCGACCTTTTCGCCCTGCCGCGGTTTCCCATGGGCGGGGTGTTCGCCACGGAGGACGGTTTTCGCGACAAGGTGCGCATGAAAGCCCTGCCGGTCTTGGCGGCGCAGCCCGATGATCCGATCCTTGTCGGGGAAAATCCGCCCTGGTTGACGCTGCGCATCGACCCCGAGGGCGCGGCGGACTATACCCGACTTAATTTCTTTGTGCGGGGACAAGCGCAATCGGACATCGTTCTTGATCCAGCAACACCGGGGTTGGTGCGGGTGCGTGCCGATGAGCCACTTAGCGCGCGTCGCACCAGCTACACCCTGACCGCGCCGGGGAAAGATGGGCGCTGGCATTGGTACAGTTTTGTCTGGATTCGGCCTGAGGTGCCGGAATAAAATGCCCCAAATCCTTGAAGTTGAGCTAAGGAAGATGTTGACAGGTGGGCCGTGCATTTGCGAAAAGTAGCCATGCCGAACGGCTACACCAATAATTGCTGTTTGAGGAGGGAAGGCTCAGGATGGTCACAGTTGAGGATATTAAAACACGCCGGGACAGCATCGCCCTGGTCGGTCTTGGCTACGTCGGGCTGCCCCTTGCGGCGGCCTTCGGTCGTCAGGCGCGGGTGATCGGCTTTGACATCAGCAAAAAGAAGATCGAGGAGTTGCGTTGCGGCATCGACGCCACCGGAGAACTGACGCCAGAGGAATTGGCCGCCACCTCCATCGATTACACCGACGACCCGGCGCGGCTGCGCGATGCGCGCTTTATCATCGTTACGGTTCCCACGCCCATCGACGAACATCGCAAGCCCGATCTCACCCCTCTGGTGGCCTCTTCAACCACCATCGGCCGCCATCTGACTCCGGGCACCATCGTGGTCTATGAATCGACCGTCTACCCGGGCCTGACCGAGGAGATTTGCCTGCCCATTCTGGAGCGAGAGTCGGGATTGAAGTGCGGCGTCGATTTCAAGCTCGGTTATTCGCCGGAGCGCATCAATCCCGGCGACAAGGTGCACACGGTGGAAAAGATCGTCAAGGTGGTCGCCGGGCAGGATGAGGAAACGCTCGATACCGTGGCCCAGGTTTACGAAATGGTCATCGCAGCGGGCGTCCACCGGGCCTCAAGCATCAAGGTCGCCGAAGCGGCCAAGGTCATCGAGAATACCCAGCGCGATCTCAATATCGCCTTGATGAACGAGTTGGCCATCATATTCAATCGTCTAGGAATTCCGACGCGCGACGTTTTGGAGGCGGCGGGCACCAAATGGAACTTTCTCAAATTCTTTCCGGGCCTTGTCGGTGGCCATTGCATCGGTGTCGATCCCTATTACCTCACCCATAAGGCCGAAGCGGTGGGCTATCATCCCCAGGTTATCCTGGCCGGCCGGCGCATCAACGACGGCATGGGCAAGTATGTCGCCGAGATGACCGTCAAAAAAATCATTCAGGCGGATAAGGCGGTTAAAAACGCGCGCGTGCTGGTGTTGGGATTGACTTTCAAGGAAAATGTGCCCGATATCCGCAACACCAAGGTGGTAGACATCGTGCATGAACTGCGCGAATACGGAATCGAGGTTTTGATTCACGACCCCCTGGCCGCCCCGGACGAAGCGCGGCACGAATACGGCCTGGAACTTGCCCCCCTGGGCGAGGTCGGCGTTCTCGATGCCGTGATTCTGGCCGTCTCCCACGAGGCGTTTCACGATCTGACCCCGACGCGGCTCAAGGAGATGACCGACAACGGCAACGGGCGCGGCGTGGTCATCGACGTCAAATCGGTGCTTGATCCCCAGGCCATTCGCGACCTGGGGCTGGTGTATTGGCGCCTGTGAGGCAATTCTCGGTGGAACATCCAAACCGTAGGGGATTTTCTCCATGAAAAATATTCTGGTGACAGGCGGCTGCGGCTTCATCGGAAGCAATTTCATCCACATGATGCTGCGGTGCCGGCCGCAAGTTCGGTTGGTGAACCTTGATAAGCTGACCTATGCGGGCAACCTGCGCAATCTCGAAGAGGTTGCCTCCGATCCCCGCTATCGCTTCATCAAGGGCGACATTTGCGACCAGTCCCTGGTCGATGGTCTGTTTGCCGAAGAGCGGATCGACACGGTCGTGCATTTTGCCGCCGAATCCCATGTGGATCGCAGCATCGAGGGCCCGGGCGCTTTTATTCAGGCCAACATCGTTGGGACTTTCGCACTGCTCGAAGCCGCGCGCAAACATTGGCTCGCTGCCAGCCCGGCTCCCGAGGCGCCGCGCTTTGTGCATGTGAGCACCGATGAGGTCTACGGGTCGCTGGGCGACACCGGCTACTTCACCGAAACGACGCCCTATGATCCGCGTTCGCCCTACTCGGCGAGCAAGGCGGCGTCCGATCACTTGGTCAGCGCCTATTTTCACACCTACGGATTGCCCGTTCTCATCACCAACTGCTCCAACAATTACGGGCCATACCAGTTTCCGGAAAAGCTTATCCCCCTGATGGTGCACAACGCGCTCAAAGGCGCGGCGCTTCCGGTTTACGGCGACGGAAAAAACGTGCGCGACTGGCTTTACGTTGAGGATCACTGT
Proteins encoded in this region:
- the rfbB gene encoding dTDP-glucose 4,6-dehydratase gives rise to the protein MKNILVTGGCGFIGSNFIHMMLRCRPQVRLVNLDKLTYAGNLRNLEEVASDPRYRFIKGDICDQSLVDGLFAEERIDTVVHFAAESHVDRSIEGPGAFIQANIVGTFALLEAARKHWLAASPAPEAPRFVHVSTDEVYGSLGDTGYFTETTPYDPRSPYSASKAASDHLVSAYFHTYGLPVLITNCSNNYGPYQFPEKLIPLMVHNALKGAALPVYGDGKNVRDWLYVEDHCEAIMAVLAGGTPGQTYNIGGNNEKQNIEIVQLICDLLDEQLGRLADGRARRDLITYVKDRPGHDRRYAIDAGKIARELDWRPKVGFEEGMRRTLQWYLDHREWVESVVSGDYQAYYQRMYGERK
- a CDS encoding HD domain-containing protein; protein product: MNEADERTQKRLISEIMELLVTHYGGAMSEEELDDAIDALQRAFEMARASHEGQLRKSGEPYFFHPLRVAHLAARHWMDFSSIIASLMHDVVEDTPVTLAEVEKAFGGEVALLVNGLTKASDESLSREALKATTYRKTVLLAIEDVRVLCLKFWDRLDNLQTIGALHPDKQSLIAEETRAIYVPLAQHLGMGRVASELEALALRILYPRRYQRYQGVLEGLREQMEPFLRQMRSQLHNACEHQKLAVLLRDRWRPFSIAAAKVQHRGLATLYTLEIQVDRTMDAYLALGQLHSLFHPIPGKLRDHLHIVSQFGYQAIKTTIQAGEHRLRVEITTRKLARFNEAGVLAPGFEFSVSNFKGLMQSLTEGESVFDTESLRLASASIQVYTPAGDTRTLPEGSSALDFAFDIHEDLGLHARRARVNGQTRLLRYRLMDGDQVEIEQSPTPQVLPKWLEWAVTPRARNAVRRYLRSRVKGEEKNEAVVS
- a CDS encoding polysaccharide deacetylase family protein, with the protein product MRQWFPKRPVAAFFLVAMLVAVGAEVVRAAEANVFVYHRFGDERHPSTNVSLEVFRAQLEMLREGDYRVLPLGEVVEHLRAGRDLPPRTLVLTIDDAYESFATGGFPLLREFGYPATLFVATDSVGRPGYLDWDQLRQMHEQGIEIGNHSAAHLHMAAPAVDEEPSAWRERMREDLERSQQAFQRHLGFAPKLFAYPYGEYSRALVELVRELGFEAAAAQHSGVVSSHSDLFALPRFPMGGVFATEDGFRDKVRMKALPVLAAQPDDPILVGENPPWLTLRIDPEGAADYTRLNFFVRGQAQSDIVLDPATPGLVRVRADEPLSARRTSYTLTAPGKDGRWHWYSFVWIRPEVPE
- a CDS encoding nucleotide sugar dehydrogenase: MVTVEDIKTRRDSIALVGLGYVGLPLAAAFGRQARVIGFDISKKKIEELRCGIDATGELTPEELAATSIDYTDDPARLRDARFIIVTVPTPIDEHRKPDLTPLVASSTTIGRHLTPGTIVVYESTVYPGLTEEICLPILERESGLKCGVDFKLGYSPERINPGDKVHTVEKIVKVVAGQDEETLDTVAQVYEMVIAAGVHRASSIKVAEAAKVIENTQRDLNIALMNELAIIFNRLGIPTRDVLEAAGTKWNFLKFFPGLVGGHCIGVDPYYLTHKAEAVGYHPQVILAGRRINDGMGKYVAEMTVKKIIQADKAVKNARVLVLGLTFKENVPDIRNTKVVDIVHELREYGIEVLIHDPLAAPDEARHEYGLELAPLGEVGVLDAVILAVSHEAFHDLTPTRLKEMTDNGNGRGVVIDVKSVLDPQAIRDLGLVYWRL
- a CDS encoding ATP-binding protein — protein: MILRSLELRHFGKFGERNFEFRRGMNLIIGPNEAGKSTLVEAIPAVLFGVRGKERFRPWGRQGSCEAALVLEGRERTVRIERDILSDRVELVERDDLYHNLYQFEGKVSPQGRSSERGEYLEQLTRLFGVADEDIFRASLYFGQGSLEISGQGGMAAKIKTLLSGFVEVDYDRVLHTLQEDYFAVTRQNPWGKDKTRDRELDEVRKRLEQLESRWFAEQGSLKELEDLRAELAELTRFIEAGRSDYDKGERYLAWVRRQWELEDKATQLRRDLQRLDQQGDKVSVLQQRRADIERELQAAGLPRKLPEKLPGLLAESEAVRQDLVAVQTEAAALREQLLELPKPSWTWRLGASLAGLGAAGGMLAWQGEWLIWSAGSLVALLAGVWAPYALQQFRFNGDMGELQEQGRQLEERRLEVQTRLSHLDEQFEALGLRISSVERVKMLRNLDKHRELANQLREVESALGVLEAEGLISAEKETLLEELAQIEERLENERPKQREALLGREDLPEAEEKLRTLGEELREKENRLLELTRREAALQGELADLERIEEEGARLREAEAQLARRAQSLRTAFDLLNESVEEFRQTYLERFSADIGQALALVTSGRYAEVRLEDDFRLLLRIRGNQWQPVEHFSRGTVDAVYFAVRLALTRHLARGRHLPLLLDDPLVNLDATRLADTLQILEQISAEHQVVLLAHDERLLRQAARGRWNVIPLEQVKTPSPQELQERNEDVRQLYLL
- a CDS encoding histidine triad nucleotide-binding protein, with the protein product MSDNCIFCKIAAGEIPSRMVYQDDQVVAFEDLNPQAPHHILLVPRKHIRTTLDLTTADNELIGHIHQVAGRIAHDLEFAEDGFRLVNNCNEGAGQSVWHIHFHLLGGRDLTWPPG